The following are from one region of the Stanieria cyanosphaera PCC 7437 genome:
- the psb27 gene encoding photosystem II protein Psb27 produces the protein MFSKKYLSRLLALVLVLVIGLIGCGSSPSGLTGNYSQDTLAVLQNLSTAINLSNDAPNKKEVVTLARQQISDYASRYRRDAKTAGLRSFTTMQTALNALAGYYSSYGIRPLPDKLKQRLQQEFKQVEISLKRGV, from the coding sequence ATGTTTTCTAAAAAATACTTATCGCGTTTACTAGCTTTAGTTTTAGTACTAGTAATAGGTTTAATCGGCTGTGGTAGCAGTCCTAGTGGGTTAACTGGAAATTATAGCCAAGATACACTAGCTGTTTTACAAAATCTTTCCACAGCGATCAATCTTTCCAATGATGCACCTAATAAAAAGGAAGTAGTTACTCTGGCACGTCAGCAAATTAGTGATTATGCTTCTCGTTATCGTCGTGATGCTAAAACTGCTGGACTTCGTTCTTTTACTACCATGCAAACTGCATTAAATGCCTTAGCAGGCTACTATAGTTCTTATGGGATTCGTCCTTTACCAGATAAGCTTAAACAGCGTCTTCAACAAGAATTTAAACAGGTAGAAATATCTTTAAAACGAGGTGTGTAA
- a CDS encoding ATP-binding cassette domain-containing protein: protein MTGSFARQTVVNTDPFIELSNEGQAPIRFYLKKEINAIGRDPQWSDLKIPETGWTVLSRKQAVIEREGNDFRIYDGDRTNPSRNGIFINQTRINVTQGYLLKNGAQLQIGQDPRYQINLTYHNPSGSQMTMPTKRRLSLKDLKEWPVELGRAPRPNYYSSMQLDAPTVSRLHVTIYPDSKGGHILHDHSTNGTFINGKRLDKRSLLHRGDTIQIGPFILLYTGDALELNNATHQIRLDAHELLRKVKDKKGQEKIILNNVSLVLEPGQLIALVGGSGAGKSTLMKSLLGIAPTNSGKVYLNGDDLRQNWAIYRSQIGYVPQDDIIHQDLTVEEVLTYACRLRLPPDIDIQKIVTKTLEQIKLSHVRHTLVHRLSGGQRKRVSIGVELLADPKLFFLDEPTSGLDPGLDKEMMNLLRELADQGRTVVLVTHATGNIEACDRLTFMGLGGKLCYFGPPQEALDFFEMPSEDFKYFADIYIKLNEGKNEADISKVVDRWAHKYQRSPQYYAYIATSLTEGKDEQQTTDASVRTGISPLKQLWLLSQRYWKLVNRDRVSLILALISGPITIALTALSLHNEEPLTKLATPSITQAPLALKLLFIFSCIAIWIGLSNSIREIVKEFAIYFRERLLNLGLLPYISSKLLVRSAIALMQTLLITIAVLIGFASPESELIPWSIGFGITTLLTLIASSALSLMLSAYVSTENEGNGILPLVMIPQIIFSGVLFNLDGWSQKVSWLMLSRWSIGAYGALADVNAMAPENNSFADIFQTSDVYQATWDNLALNWGILGVHTFAYLLITLILQKRKDIF, encoded by the coding sequence ATGACTGGTAGTTTTGCTAGACAAACTGTTGTTAATACCGACCCGTTTATTGAATTAAGCAATGAAGGGCAAGCTCCAATCCGCTTTTATCTTAAAAAAGAGATTAATGCAATTGGTCGTGATCCTCAATGGTCAGATCTAAAAATACCAGAAACAGGTTGGACAGTTCTTTCCAGAAAACAAGCTGTAATCGAACGAGAAGGTAATGACTTTCGGATTTATGATGGCGATCGCACTAATCCCAGTCGCAATGGTATTTTTATTAACCAGACTCGCATCAATGTTACTCAGGGATACCTGCTCAAAAATGGCGCGCAACTACAAATAGGTCAAGACCCCCGCTATCAGATTAACTTGACTTACCATAATCCTAGTGGTAGTCAAATGACGATGCCGACTAAACGTCGTTTGAGCTTAAAAGATTTAAAAGAGTGGCCTGTTGAGTTGGGAAGAGCTCCTCGTCCTAATTATTATTCTTCGATGCAATTGGATGCTCCGACGGTTTCTCGTTTACACGTGACTATTTATCCAGATAGCAAGGGAGGACATATTCTGCATGACCATAGTACTAATGGTACTTTCATTAATGGTAAACGATTAGATAAACGTAGTTTACTTCATCGTGGCGATACAATTCAGATTGGTCCATTTATTTTACTATACACCGGGGATGCTCTTGAGTTAAACAACGCTACCCATCAAATTCGCCTGGATGCTCACGAATTATTACGCAAGGTTAAAGATAAAAAAGGTCAAGAAAAAATTATCCTCAATAACGTTTCTTTAGTACTTGAACCTGGACAATTAATTGCCTTAGTTGGGGGAAGTGGTGCTGGAAAATCTACTTTAATGAAGTCTTTATTAGGTATTGCTCCGACTAATTCAGGCAAAGTTTATCTTAATGGGGATGATCTTAGACAAAATTGGGCTATCTATCGTTCTCAAATTGGTTATGTACCTCAAGACGATATTATCCATCAGGATTTAACGGTAGAAGAAGTTTTGACTTATGCTTGTCGTCTTCGTCTTCCTCCCGATATTGATATTCAAAAAATTGTTACCAAAACCTTAGAACAGATTAAATTGTCTCATGTACGTCATACCTTAGTACACAGACTTAGTGGCGGACAAAGAAAGAGAGTCAGTATTGGCGTAGAATTACTAGCAGATCCAAAACTATTTTTCCTTGATGAACCTACCTCTGGTCTTGATCCTGGTTTAGATAAGGAAATGATGAATTTATTAAGGGAATTAGCCGATCAAGGTCGAACAGTAGTATTGGTTACTCATGCTACTGGTAATATTGAGGCTTGCGATCGCTTGACTTTTATGGGCTTAGGTGGTAAGTTGTGCTATTTCGGACCGCCTCAAGAAGCTTTAGATTTTTTTGAAATGCCCTCAGAAGATTTTAAATATTTCGCCGATATTTATATCAAATTAAATGAAGGAAAAAATGAGGCAGATATTAGTAAGGTGGTAGACCGATGGGCCCATAAATACCAGCGTTCTCCTCAATATTATGCTTATATTGCCACCTCTTTAACTGAAGGTAAAGACGAACAACAAACTACGGACGCTTCAGTTAGAACCGGCATTTCTCCTTTAAAACAATTGTGGCTACTATCTCAACGCTATTGGAAATTAGTCAATCGCGACCGCGTTAGTTTAATTCTAGCTTTAATTTCTGGTCCAATTACGATCGCTTTAACAGCACTATCGCTTCACAACGAAGAACCCTTAACCAAATTAGCTACTCCAAGTATTACCCAAGCTCCCCTAGCTTTAAAATTACTATTTATTTTTAGTTGTATTGCCATTTGGATTGGACTGTCAAACTCAATTCGAGAAATTGTCAAAGAATTCGCTATTTATTTTCGCGAACGACTATTAAATCTTGGTTTGCTACCCTATATTAGTTCTAAATTATTAGTACGTAGTGCGATCGCTTTGATGCAAACGTTGCTAATTACGATTGCTGTCTTGATTGGGTTCGCTTCGCCTGAGTCTGAGTTAATTCCCTGGTCAATTGGATTTGGTATTACTACTCTTTTAACTTTAATCGCTAGTTCTGCCCTCAGTTTAATGTTATCAGCTTATGTCTCCACAGAAAATGAAGGGAATGGCATTCTTCCTCTAGTCATGATTCCTCAAATTATTTTCTCTGGTGTACTGTTTAATTTAGATGGTTGGTCACAAAAAGTTTCTTGGTTAATGTTAAGTCGTTGGTCAATTGGAGCTTATGGCGCACTCGCTGATGTCAACGCTATGGCACCAGAAAATAACTCCTTTGCCGATATTTTTCAAACCTCCGATGTTTATCAAGCTACTTGGGATAATTTGGCTTTAAATTGGGGAATTTTAGGAGTTCACACGTTTGCCTATTTGTTGATCACTCTGATTTTGCAAAAACGCAAAGATATTTTTTAA
- the pstS gene encoding phosphate ABC transporter substrate-binding protein PstS, whose amino-acid sequence MSLKLKNWKSLVTIGFVAATLTVVVPQVSSQTQSVSLVGAGASFPAPLYQLWFSEYNKQNPNVQVSYQSVGSGAGVEQFTQGTVDFGASDVAMDDEEIAQVEQGVVLLPMTAGSIVLAYNLPDVQDLKLSRQVYTDILLGNITQWNDPAIAQINPGVQLPDETITVVYRSDGSGTTGVFTKHLSAISPEWQEKVGEGKTVEWPTGVGAKGNEGVTAQILQTEGSIGYIEYGYAKQQDIPVASLENKAGNYVAPTPESAQASLSAVTLPENLRAFISDPEGADSYPIVTYTWILAYEEYDATKGNAFKELINWSLTEGQAYSEELGYIPLPDNVVQKVQASLDTIQIK is encoded by the coding sequence ATGAGTTTAAAATTAAAAAACTGGAAGTCATTAGTAACTATAGGATTTGTTGCAGCTACCTTAACAGTAGTTGTTCCTCAAGTTAGCTCTCAAACACAATCTGTATCGCTAGTCGGTGCAGGTGCGAGTTTTCCCGCGCCTTTATACCAGTTGTGGTTTTCTGAATACAACAAACAAAATCCTAATGTTCAAGTAAGTTATCAATCTGTCGGAAGTGGTGCTGGAGTTGAACAATTTACCCAAGGAACTGTAGACTTTGGTGCTAGTGATGTGGCAATGGATGATGAAGAAATTGCTCAAGTTGAACAAGGTGTTGTTTTACTGCCTATGACTGCGGGTAGTATTGTTTTGGCTTATAATCTGCCTGATGTTCAAGATTTAAAACTATCTCGTCAAGTTTATACTGATATTTTATTGGGTAATATCACTCAATGGAACGATCCTGCGATCGCTCAAATAAATCCAGGTGTTCAATTACCTGATGAAACTATCACAGTAGTATATCGTTCTGACGGTAGCGGTACTACTGGTGTGTTTACTAAACATCTCAGTGCAATTAGTCCAGAATGGCAGGAAAAAGTAGGTGAAGGTAAAACAGTAGAATGGCCTACTGGTGTAGGTGCTAAAGGAAATGAAGGGGTTACGGCTCAAATTCTCCAAACTGAAGGTTCGATTGGTTATATTGAATACGGCTATGCTAAACAACAAGATATTCCTGTCGCCAGCTTAGAAAATAAAGCAGGAAATTATGTTGCTCCTACTCCTGAATCGGCTCAAGCTAGTTTATCTGCAGTAACTCTACCAGAAAATTTGAGAGCATTTATTAGCGATCCAGAAGGAGCAGATTCTTATCCCATCGTTACTTATACTTGGATTTTAGCTTATGAAGAATATGATGCAACTAAAGGTAATGCTTTTAAAGAATTAATTAATTGGTCACTTACAGAAGGACAAGCTTACTCTGAAGAATTAGGTTATATTCCCTTACCTGATAATGTAGTTCAGAAGGTTCAAGCTAGTTTAGATACAATTCAAATTAAGTAA
- a CDS encoding LysR family transcriptional regulator: protein MSDIPFTLDQLRILKAIAAEGSFKRAADSLYVSQPAVSLQVQNLEKQLNVPLFDRGGRRAQLTEAGHLLLSYGERIIALCQETCRAIEDLQNLQGGTLIVGASQTTGTYLLPRMIGLFRQSYPDVSVQLQVHSTRRTSWGVANGQVDLAIIGGEVPAELHETLKIIPYAEDELALILPVFHPLAQLETIQKEDLYKLQFITLDSQSTIRKVIDKVLTLYEIDPKRLKIEMELNSIEAIKNAVQSGLGAAFVSTTAIEKELQMNVLHRATIKDVIVRRVLSVIVNPNRYCSKAAEAFSREILPQFSTKEEFKVIESIYQNTINLKEILSNSHNA from the coding sequence ATGTCTGACATTCCTTTTACTTTAGACCAACTCAGAATTCTCAAGGCGATCGCTGCTGAAGGGAGTTTTAAACGGGCTGCTGACAGCCTTTATGTTTCTCAACCAGCAGTAAGTCTTCAGGTACAAAATTTAGAAAAACAGCTAAATGTTCCTCTTTTTGACAGAGGAGGAAGAAGGGCGCAGTTGACAGAAGCAGGACATTTGTTACTTAGTTATGGCGAGAGAATTATTGCTTTATGTCAGGAAACTTGTCGGGCAATCGAAGATTTACAAAACCTCCAAGGTGGAACTTTGATTGTGGGTGCTTCTCAAACTACAGGTACTTATTTGTTGCCTCGGATGATTGGTTTGTTTCGTCAAAGTTATCCTGATGTCTCTGTACAATTACAAGTTCATTCTACTCGTCGCACTTCTTGGGGAGTTGCTAACGGACAAGTAGATTTAGCTATTATTGGAGGCGAAGTACCAGCAGAGTTACATGAAACTCTCAAAATTATTCCCTATGCTGAAGATGAATTGGCTTTGATCTTACCAGTGTTTCATCCTTTAGCTCAGTTAGAAACAATTCAAAAAGAAGATTTATATAAACTGCAATTTATTACTCTCGATTCTCAATCTACGATCCGTAAAGTGATCGATAAAGTATTGACTCTTTATGAAATCGACCCCAAAAGACTTAAAATCGAAATGGAACTCAATTCGATCGAAGCGATTAAAAATGCTGTTCAGTCAGGGTTAGGAGCAGCTTTTGTTTCAACCACAGCGATTGAAAAAGAGTTGCAAATGAATGTCTTACACCGAGCAACTATTAAGGACGTAATAGTTCGCCGAGTTTTATCGGTAATAGTTAATCCTAATCGTTATTGTTCTAAAGCAGCAGAAGCCTTTAGTCGAGAAATTTTACCTCAATTTTCTACCAAAGAAGAATTTAAAGTTATCGAGAGCATTTATCAAAATACTATTAATTTGAAGGAAATTCTTTCCAACTCTCATAACGCTTGA
- a CDS encoding thioredoxin family protein, with protein MLLSVNEQSFNQEVLKSSQPVLVHFWAPWCGLCRMIEPLLIQWQAEFSEPIKLVSINADENFKLANSYRLKNLPTIMLFERGNLLTKVDNFQNREGLKQTLTKIVSNYAAQSA; from the coding sequence ATGTTGCTTTCGGTTAACGAACAAAGCTTTAATCAAGAAGTTTTAAAGTCTTCTCAGCCAGTTTTAGTTCATTTTTGGGCTCCTTGGTGTGGTTTATGTCGCATGATCGAACCTTTGCTAATTCAATGGCAAGCTGAGTTCTCTGAGCCAATCAAATTAGTCAGTATCAATGCTGATGAAAATTTTAAACTAGCTAACAGTTATCGTTTAAAAAATTTACCGACTATAATGTTATTTGAGCGCGGTAATTTATTGACTAAAGTTGATAATTTTCAGAATCGTGAGGGCTTAAAACAAACTTTGACTAAAATTGTTTCTAATTATGCAGCCCAATCGGCATGA
- a CDS encoding tellurite resistance TerB family protein produces the protein MSGATNHSNLQIFKILVAAAWIDGSIQAEEQEHLQKVASSQNLTDEPEVQSLLAVREPIPSAQCYQWLNDYLGSHPTESDYQNLLEAIAGLFYSDDEIATEEAKLLSELQSLAPTHESSQSTFDKLLKAIGRLYRQKFR, from the coding sequence ATGTCAGGAGCAACAAATCACTCCAATCTCCAAATATTTAAAATTTTAGTAGCAGCAGCCTGGATAGATGGCTCAATTCAAGCAGAAGAACAAGAACATCTACAAAAAGTAGCTTCTTCTCAAAACCTTACAGATGAACCAGAAGTTCAATCTTTGTTAGCAGTGAGAGAACCAATTCCTTCTGCACAATGTTATCAATGGTTAAATGATTATTTGGGTTCTCATCCTACTGAATCAGATTATCAGAATTTGCTTGAAGCGATCGCAGGATTATTTTATAGTGATGATGAGATTGCAACTGAAGAAGCTAAACTGCTTTCCGAACTTCAGTCTTTAGCTCCTACTCATGAATCTTCTCAATCAACCTTTGACAAATTACTTAAGGCTATTGGTAGGCTTTATCGACAGAAATTTCGTTAA
- a CDS encoding glycerophosphodiester phosphodiesterase, giving the protein MNKFSYSKPIIIAHRGASGLRPEHTLAAYQLAIEQGADFIEPDLVPTKDGILVARHENALAILHSDGSINRTNTTTDVFKYPQFQNRLTTKIIDGQTITGWFTEDFTLAELKTINAIQRLPELRGTEYDDHQLKIPTLVEIINLVQQVEQATGKKIGIYPETKHPTYFAEEGKKIDGTLINLSIERLLIDTLTAQNFTNPEQIFIQSFEVNNLRALKYSIMPEAGVDLPLIQLINSTGLPYDQQISDNNLTYQDLITPQGLTQIVNYAVGIGVAKNLIMSVDQHNNLLSPTSLIKDAHQAGLLVHAYTLRNENIFLANDYQNKPELEYQQLIELGIDGFFTDFPATAKTVTNY; this is encoded by the coding sequence ATGAATAAATTTTCTTACTCTAAACCAATTATTATTGCTCATCGAGGTGCTAGTGGCTTACGTCCAGAACACACTTTAGCAGCTTATCAATTAGCTATTGAACAAGGAGCAGATTTTATTGAACCAGACTTAGTACCTACCAAAGATGGGATTTTAGTCGCTCGTCACGAAAATGCACTTGCGATACTTCATTCTGATGGTAGTATTAATCGTACCAATACCACTACTGATGTCTTTAAATATCCTCAATTTCAAAACCGTTTAACTACTAAAATAATTGATGGTCAAACTATTACTGGCTGGTTTACTGAAGACTTTACTTTAGCAGAATTAAAAACTATTAATGCGATTCAACGTTTGCCAGAACTTCGCGGTACGGAATACGATGATCATCAATTAAAAATTCCAACTTTAGTAGAAATTATCAATTTAGTTCAACAAGTAGAACAAGCAACAGGTAAAAAAATTGGAATTTATCCCGAAACAAAACATCCTACTTATTTTGCGGAAGAAGGAAAAAAAATCGACGGTACTTTAATTAATTTATCAATAGAAAGACTTTTAATAGATACTTTAACTGCTCAAAATTTTACTAATCCAGAACAAATTTTTATTCAGTCTTTTGAAGTAAATAATTTACGAGCTTTAAAATATTCAATTATGCCTGAAGCTGGGGTAGATTTACCCTTAATTCAATTAATTAACAGTACAGGTTTACCTTACGACCAACAAATTTCTGATAACAATTTGACTTATCAAGATCTGATAACTCCTCAAGGATTAACCCAAATTGTTAACTATGCAGTAGGAATAGGTGTAGCTAAAAATTTGATTATGTCTGTAGATCAGCACAACAATTTATTATCTCCTACTTCCTTAATTAAAGATGCTCATCAAGCAGGTTTATTAGTTCATGCTTATACTCTTCGCAATGAAAATATTTTTCTAGCTAATGATTATCAAAACAAACCAGAATTAGAATATCAACAATTAATTGAACTAGGTATTGATGGTTTCTTTACTGACTTTCCAGCCACAGCTAAAACAGTTACTAATTACTAA
- the pstB gene encoding phosphate ABC transporter ATP-binding protein PstB: MVYGQQTASQTETVLKAENVNVYYGNFLALKGIYLDIPKNKVTAFIGPSGCGKSTLLRCYNRLNDLIPIFRLEGLITYHNNDLYAKDIDPVQVRRRIGMVFQRPNPFPKSIYENIAFGARINGYKGDMDELVERSLKQAALWDEVKDKLKQSGLALSGGQQQRLCIARAIALQPDVVLMDEPCSALDPISTLKVEELIHQLKENYTIVIVTHNMQQASRVADLTAFFNVTATEKGNRQGYLVECDRTEVIFQNPKQEATMEYVSGRFG; the protein is encoded by the coding sequence ATGGTATACGGACAACAAACAGCCAGTCAGACAGAGACTGTGCTAAAGGCGGAAAACGTCAACGTCTATTATGGGAATTTTTTAGCTTTAAAGGGTATTTATCTTGATATTCCCAAAAACAAAGTGACCGCCTTTATCGGACCGTCTGGTTGTGGTAAAAGTACTCTTCTACGTTGTTATAATCGCCTCAACGATTTAATTCCCATTTTTCGTCTTGAAGGATTAATTACCTATCATAATAACGATCTCTACGCTAAAGATATCGATCCAGTTCAAGTAAGACGTAGAATTGGGATGGTGTTTCAAAGACCTAATCCTTTTCCTAAATCAATTTATGAAAATATCGCTTTTGGTGCCAGAATCAATGGTTACAAAGGAGATATGGATGAATTGGTCGAACGTTCTCTCAAACAAGCAGCTTTATGGGATGAAGTTAAAGATAAACTGAAACAAAGTGGTTTGGCACTTTCTGGTGGACAACAGCAAAGATTATGTATTGCAAGAGCGATCGCATTACAACCTGATGTAGTGTTAATGGATGAACCTTGTTCTGCACTTGACCCAATTTCTACTTTAAAAGTAGAAGAACTAATTCATCAACTCAAAGAAAATTACACAATAGTAATAGTTACTCATAATATGCAACAAGCATCAAGAGTTGCAGATCTAACTGCTTTCTTTAATGTTACAGCCACAGAAAAAGGAAATCGCCAAGGCTATCTAGTCGAGTGCGATCGCACTGAAGTCATTTTCCAAAATCCCAAACAAGAAGCCACAATGGAATATGTAAGTGGGCGTTTTGGCTAA
- a CDS encoding serine/threonine-protein kinase, which produces MEILCTRPNCPRPRNFFSDLDDATKLKTIQGKYCTSCGMPLILAGRYLPLRLLGRGGFGAAFLARDRHTPAMRECVVKQFQPAGNLTPQELAVAQSLFEREAEVLEQLGNKHPQIPDLFAFFPLIVPSSTSNQEEQYFYLVQEYIDGQDLETLLANQGTFSEAEVTEILIEILKILQFVHQKNSIHRDIKPSNIMRDRSRVLYLLDFGAVKQVAANANNPTPGKSTGIYSMGFAPPEQMAGAQVYPSTDLYALAATCINLLTGKPAGQMYDYYKNCWQWQDYAPQTSDRLTKILNRMLLPTPSERFQSATEVLEALNTLSIIQNQPKFNQPQAITPQPPTPPPPISSKPKRQIQLSLPQFSLLEILASAAFTGFEGALLYIALTSLATFNLSSNIIIGIWGMILGGLIFAQLRRIIEKVDLLIIAGISAAIIYFIPLLQGYLAIQSIFMIGVMAAAGVMGVVAVFRLIYQLLSRLL; this is translated from the coding sequence ATGGAAATTCTCTGCACTCGACCTAATTGTCCGCGTCCGCGTAACTTTTTTAGTGACCTTGACGATGCGACTAAACTAAAAACTATCCAGGGAAAATACTGTACAAGTTGCGGTATGCCTTTAATTTTGGCTGGTCGTTATCTTCCTTTGCGATTACTAGGTAGAGGTGGATTTGGAGCAGCTTTTTTAGCTCGCGATCGCCATACTCCTGCTATGCGAGAATGTGTAGTTAAGCAGTTTCAACCTGCGGGAAATCTCACGCCTCAAGAATTAGCTGTTGCCCAAAGTTTGTTTGAACGTGAAGCAGAAGTGCTGGAACAATTAGGCAATAAACATCCACAAATTCCCGATTTATTTGCTTTTTTTCCGCTGATAGTTCCCAGTAGTACAAGTAATCAAGAAGAACAGTATTTTTATCTGGTACAAGAATATATTGACGGACAAGATTTAGAAACTCTCTTAGCTAACCAAGGAACTTTTTCCGAAGCCGAAGTAACAGAAATACTGATAGAGATTCTCAAAATTCTGCAATTTGTTCACCAAAAAAATTCGATTCATCGTGATATTAAACCCTCCAATATTATGCGCGATCGCAGTCGGGTATTATATTTACTTGATTTTGGTGCAGTTAAACAGGTAGCAGCTAATGCCAATAATCCTACTCCAGGCAAATCTACAGGGATTTATTCGATGGGTTTTGCTCCTCCCGAACAAATGGCTGGCGCACAGGTTTATCCTTCCACAGATCTTTATGCTTTAGCAGCTACTTGTATCAATCTACTAACAGGTAAACCAGCCGGACAAATGTATGATTACTACAAAAATTGTTGGCAATGGCAAGATTATGCACCCCAGACAAGCGATCGCTTAACTAAGATTTTGAACAGAATGTTATTACCTACCCCTTCAGAAAGGTTTCAATCTGCAACAGAAGTCTTAGAAGCACTAAATACTCTTTCTATCATTCAAAACCAACCAAAGTTTAATCAACCCCAAGCAATTACACCTCAACCACCAACACCACCACCGCCAATTTCCAGTAAGCCGAAAAGACAAATACAATTATCTTTACCGCAATTTTCCCTGTTAGAAATTCTGGCTAGTGCAGCTTTTACGGGGTTTGAAGGAGCATTACTATATATTGCTTTGACTAGTCTAGCTACTTTTAATCTTAGCTCCAATATCATTATTGGGATTTGGGGAATGATTTTGGGTGGATTAATTTTTGCTCAACTTCGCCGAATTATTGAAAAAGTTGACTTGTTAATTATTGCTGGAATTAGTGCTGCAATTATTTATTTTATTCCTTTGTTACAAGGATATTTAGCCATACAATCTATTTTTATGATTGGGGTAATGGCAGCAGCAGGAGTAATGGGAGTAGTAGCCGTATTTCGTTTAATTTATCAGTTACTTTCTCGTTTACTTTAA
- a CDS encoding NnrU family protein — MTGASWFTPSHGIIISLLFGFALAHSGLAALRPWGEAKIGARLYRIFFALVSIPFATILIIYFFNHRYDGLQLWQVQGIPGIKPVVWLLSLISFIFLYPATFNLLEIAAISRPQVHLYETGIMRISRHPQMVGQVIWCIAHTLWIGTTFMVVTSLGLIAHHLFAVWHGDRRLEQRYGDAFLKVKERTSVIPFLAILDGRQTLKLSEFLRPAYVGVLGFVLLFWWGHPWLMQVTAQVPW; from the coding sequence ATGACAGGAGCAAGTTGGTTTACCCCCAGTCATGGGATTATCATCAGTCTACTCTTCGGTTTTGCCCTTGCCCACAGTGGTTTAGCAGCCCTTCGTCCTTGGGGAGAAGCTAAAATTGGCGCAAGACTATATCGCATTTTTTTTGCTTTGGTGAGCATACCTTTTGCTACTATCCTGATTATTTATTTCTTTAATCATCGTTATGATGGCTTGCAATTATGGCAGGTTCAGGGAATACCAGGAATTAAGCCTGTAGTTTGGCTGCTTTCCTTGATTTCTTTTATTTTCCTCTATCCTGCTACCTTTAATTTATTAGAAATTGCTGCGATCTCTCGTCCTCAAGTTCATCTCTACGAAACTGGAATTATGCGGATCTCTCGTCATCCTCAAATGGTAGGGCAGGTAATTTGGTGTATCGCTCATACTCTGTGGATTGGTACGACTTTTATGGTAGTAACTTCCCTCGGATTAATTGCTCACCATTTATTTGCCGTTTGGCATGGCGATCGCAGATTAGAACAACGTTATGGAGATGCTTTTCTTAAAGTTAAAGAACGTACTTCGGTAATTCCTTTTTTAGCCATTCTTGACGGTAGACAAACACTTAAATTATCAGAATTTCTTCGTCCTGCTTATGTCGGTGTTTTGGGTTTTGTTTTATTATTTTGGTGGGGACATCCTTGGTTAATGCAAGTTACTGCTCAAGTACCTTGGTAA